The following is a genomic window from Caproiciproducens sp. CPB-2.
TGTGTTCTCATCGAAAGCCGCGGATATGAAAAAAGAAGTGTTTCCACGCCGTTAGACGAATCGGTAATCAAGGGGCCCCAAGAGGCATTTACTGAGAATCTGCGCACAAATTTGACATTAGTACGTAAAATCATTAAAAATAAAGACCTTGTTACCGAGATGATGCCTATGGGGAAGGCAGAAAATACAACCTGTGCGATTATGCATATTAAGGGTATCACCAATCCCAAAATTGTGCAGGAAGTAAAAAGAAGGATTGGCAGCATCAATATTGATTTTATAGCGGGGGATGGTGGATTAGACCAACTGATTGAGGATCACCCTTTTTCTCTGTTCCCTCAAATACTAAGCACCGAGCGACCCGATAAAACGGCATCCTTTTTAATAGATGGAAAGGTCGCCATTATCTGTGATGGCTCACCTTATGCAAGTATAGCCCCGATAACATTTTTTCGTTTTTTCCACACCTCTGAGGATACAATTCTTCGTTGGCAATTTGGTACATTTTTGAGGCTTATTAGGATGGTTGCCGCCTTTTTGGCAACATTTTTACCCGGGCTTTTCGTTGCCCTTACTTTATATCATCAGGAGATGATTCCCACCGAACTTCTATTTTCACTTTCGAGGGCAAGAGAAAATATCCCCATCCCTTCAATATTGGAACTTCTGGTCATGGAGTTATTCTTCGAGCTTATGCGGGAAGCAGGTGTACGGTTACCTGGGGCTATTGGCCAAACCTTAGGCATTATCGGCGCTATTATCCTGGGTTCAGCGGCTGTTGCCGCAGGTATTGTGAGCCCTATATTAATTATGGTTGTCTCAATTACCGGATTGTGCAGCTTTGCAATTCCTAATTATAGCATAGCATTTGGGGTCAGGATAACGAGGTTTATATTTTTTTTCTTTGGTGCGATTGCGGGCTTTTACGGTATTGCGGCGGGTATTTTCATTTTTGGCGGTCTTGCCTGCTCCATGAAATCCTTTGGTGTGCCATACTTCAGCCCTGTTGCACCTAAAACGAAAGCAAATCATGATATTGGTATCATGGCACCTCCTTGGACGCTCAAAGAAAGACCGGACTTTCTTAATACAAACAACAGGAAAAGAACGAGCGGCACAGTGCGGGGCTGGATACAGCAAGCTAACAGAGGTAACGGCAAATGATTAAAGAGGGAAAATTCGGTGTTCAGGAAGCCGTATGCCTTATCACGGTAACAATAACTTCTAAAGTTTTTTTCTCAAGCCCGGCAATAATTGCAGGGCTTATAGGCAACACAGGTTGGTATACTACTTTAATTTCAGCTGCGGTTGCTCTTGTAGGTTTCTGCTTTATTTATTTACTATTGAAGCGTTTCCCGGGCAAAGACATCGTGGAAATATTTGATACAGCCTTAGGACGAGTTGTTGGATTTATCTTTTCGGGGATATTAGGA
Proteins encoded in this region:
- a CDS encoding spore germination protein encodes the protein MSVISVIKNIVIYKEPKNNERFELLEDEQEDMVNGEAPETSETAAQNFNENEENILHQPSKNIMQTLKRVMKHKKQEEAPKATNDAKAEQNQDSYNNVSKDLKKNLQKMKQEFHFPTNQDIVIREFKVVQKSNAFIVYIDGMVDKNTINDYILRQLMAEQKNNKNTKISVDYITDNLLAINQVIRQTDYEEIIKQILNGLTALFVEGNQECVLIESRGYEKRSVSTPLDESVIKGPQEAFTENLRTNLTLVRKIIKNKDLVTEMMPMGKAENTTCAIMHIKGITNPKIVQEVKRRIGSINIDFIAGDGGLDQLIEDHPFSLFPQILSTERPDKTASFLIDGKVAIICDGSPYASIAPITFFRFFHTSEDTILRWQFGTFLRLIRMVAAFLATFLPGLFVALTLYHQEMIPTELLFSLSRARENIPIPSILELLVMELFFELMREAGVRLPGAIGQTLGIIGAIILGSAAVAAGIVSPILIMVVSITGLCSFAIPNYSIAFGVRITRFIFFFFGAIAGFYGIAAGIFIFGGLACSMKSFGVPYFSPVAPKTKANHDIGIMAPPWTLKERPDFLNTNNRKRTSGTVRGWIQQANRGNGK